In Molothrus aeneus isolate 106 chromosome 3, BPBGC_Maene_1.0, whole genome shotgun sequence, a single genomic region encodes these proteins:
- the PNPT1 gene encoding polyribonucleotide nucleotidyltransferase 1, mitochondrial gives MAAATSCGGAALGALARDGGGAVARWRRLLPPGRPVLPWVCARGAAAGPKPGPGRAVTVEVGGRKMELSSGKLAKFADGSAVVQLGDTAVMVTAVSKTKPSPSQFMPLVVDYRQKAAAAGRIPTNYLRRELGSTDKEILTSRVIDRSIRPLFPAGYFYDTQILCNLLAVDGVNDPDVLAINGASAALALSDIPWNGPIGAVRVGLVDGETVINPTRKEMASSTLNLIVAGAPQSQVVMLEATAENILQQDFCHAIKVGVKQTQHIIQGIQQLVKERGVVKRTVQKLFIAPEEIVELAKKLASNKIYAVFTDSSHDKISRDEAINKIRLETEEQLKEKFPEAEPYEIMESFNVVSKDIFRNLVLNEYRRCDGRDLTSLRDIKCEVNMFKMLHGSALFQRGQTQVLCTVTFDSLESSVKSDVISTAVSGIKDKNFMLHYEFPPYATNEIGKVTGMNRRELGHGALAERALKPVIPQDFPFTIRVTSEVLESNGSSSMASACGGSLALMDAGVPVSNAVAGVAIGLVTKCSQGKGDIEDYRLLTDILGIEDYYGDMDFKMAGTNKGITALQVDLKLPGIPIKIVVEAIQQATAAKREILQIMNQTLAKPRPNRKESGPVVETIHVPLSKRLRFVGPGAYNLKKLQAQTGVTVSQLDEETYSVFAPTPGAMHEAREFIGEICKDDQEVNLEFGAIYTATITEIRDSGVMVKLYPNMTPVLLHNSQLDQRKIKHPSALGLEVGQEIQVKYFGRDPTDGRMRLSRKVLQSPASSSLKTLTEKNSIVLGGAVPQTSTSSQ, from the exons ATGGCGGCCGCCACGAGCTGCGGCGGCGCCGCGCTGGGCGCGCTGGCCCGGgatggcggcggggccgtggcgCGGTGGCGGCGGCTCCTGCCCCCGGGCCGCCCCGTCCTGCCCTGGGTGTGTGCCCGCGGCGCCGCGGCGGGTCCCAAGCCCGGACCCGGGCGGGCCGTGACGGTGGAGGTGGGCGGCAG aAAGATGGAGCTGTCTTCTGGAAAACTTGCCAAGTTTGCAGATGGATCTGCTGTTGTTcag CTAGGTGACACAGCAGTGATGGTCACAGCAGTCAGCAAAACCAAGCCCTCTCCATCTCAGTTCATGCCATTAGTG GTTGACTACCGGCAgaaggctgctgcagcaggaagaatTCCTACAAATTATCTAAGAAGAGAGCTTGGTTCCACTGATAAGGAAATTCTTACAAGTAGAGTAATAG ATCGCTCAATCAGACCTCTCTTCCCAGCAGGCTACTTTTATGATACACAG ATCCTTTGTAATCTTTTAGCAGTAGATGGTGTCAATGATCCTGATGTTCTGGCAATTAATGGAG CTTCTGCAGCACTTGCCTTGTCTGATATCCCCTGGAATGGTCCTATTg GTGCAGTGAGGGTGGGGCTGGTGGATGGAGAGACTGTTATCAATCCAACTAGGAAAGAGATGGCCTCTAGTACTCTAAATTTAATTGTTGCTGGAGCTCCACAAAGTCAAGTTG TTATGTTGGAAGCAACTGCTGAGAACATCTTGCAGCAAGATTTCTGCCATGCCATCAAAGTGGGGGTGAAGCAGACCCAGCACATCATTCAGGGCATTCAGCAGCTGGTGAAGGAGCGGGGTGTGGTCAAGAGAACTGTCcagaaattatttattgctCCTGAAGAGATCGTGGAACTTGCAAAGAA ACTTGCTTCTAACAAGATCTATGCAGTGTTCACGGATTCAAGCCATGATAAA ATTTCGAGAGATGAGGCAATCAACAAAATAAGGCTTGAAACAGAAGAACAGCTGAAAG AAAAATTTCCGGAGGCAGAGCCTTACGAAATCATGGAATCTTTCAATGTGGTTTCAAAGGACATTTTTAGAAATCTTGTGCTAAATGAATATAGAAG GTGTGATGGGAGAGATTTGACTTCCCTCAGAGACATTAAATGTGAAGTGAACATGTTCAAAATGCTTCATGGATCAGCCTTGTTTCAAAGAGGTCAAACACAG GTTCTGTGTACAGTTACATTTGACTCTCTAGAATCCAGTGTGAAATCAGATGTTATCTCCACAGCAGTGAG tGGAATTAAAGATAAAAACTTCATGCTGCATTATGAG tTTCCACCTTATGCAACCAATGAGATTGGCAAAGTTACTGGGATGAACAGAAGGGAGCTTGGACATG gtgCACTGGCAGAACGAGCTTTGAAACCAGTTATACCCCAGGATTTCCCATTCACAATCAGAGTTACTTCTGAAGTCTTAGAATCCAATG GCTCCTCCTCGATGGCTTCTGCATGCGGTGGAAGTTTAGCATTAATGGATGCAG GAGTTCCAGTGTCAAATGCAGTGGCAGGTGTAGCCATAGGCCTCGTTACCAAGTGCAGTCAGGGCAAGGGAGACATTGAGGATTATCGCTTGCTGACAGACATCCTG ggaatTGAAGATTATTATGGAGATATGGATTTCAAGATGGCAGGCACCAATAAAGGGATAACAGCACTGCAG GTTGATCTGAAGCTGCCAGGAATACCAATAAAAATTGTGGTGGAAGCTATTCAGCAAGCTACAG CTGCAAAGAGAGAGATTTTACAAATAATGAACCAAACACTGGCAAAACCCAGACctaacagaaaagaaagtggACCAGTTGTAG AAACCATCCACGTTCCATTATCAAAAAGATTGAGATTCGTTGGTCCTGGGGCTTACAATTTGAAAAAACTTCAAGCACAGACTG GTGTGACTGTGAGCCAGCTGGATGAGGAGACCTATTCTGTGTTTGCCCCCACGCCAGGGGCAATGCACGAGGCCAGGGAATTCATCGGGGAGATCTGCAAGGACGAT caAGAAGTTAATTTGGAATTTGGGGCAATTTATACAGCCACAATTACTGAAATAAG agattCTGGAGTGATGGTAAAACTGTACCCAAACATGACCCCAGTATTGCTTCATAACTCACAGCTGGATCAAAGAAAG ATTAAACACCCTAGTGCCCTGGGATTAGAAGTTGGACAAGAAATTCAg GTGAAGTACTTTGGCCGTGATCCCACCGATGGCAGAATGAGGCTTTCCCGTAAAGTCCTGCagtccccagccagcagcagcctgaaaaCCCTGACAGAAAAGAACAGCATTGTCCTGGGAGGGGCTGTTCCACAGACATCCACCTCATCCCAGTGA